A region from the Ciconia boyciana chromosome 1, ASM3463844v1, whole genome shotgun sequence genome encodes:
- the GDPD4 gene encoding glycerophosphodiester phosphodiesterase domain-containing protein 4 isoform X1 translates to MEASSTSLKRIKFGKLKVVRRHLLQRYEHQPFISCLAGFYSCRWKRYQRRRTEPGKCCCKTRECVFFPLLVGAFCFSLVFLYMWGEAKNDYNNFDWYNYGNLGFWFLWSLVLLIVAAILFMYIALLLVLAMCLLAEGQQLYLHWSHKIGTFLVLGFSVTALFILSVLWGDQWKTVRLSFQITAPYLHIGAIAIMVLLSWPVALHAIRADKKVVQVIIVGPYLAILLFLFLIPLGMYSPCIREMGTLGPKPALIGHRGAPMLAPENTEMSFQKTIEHGGDGLETDVTISYDGIPFLMHDSTLRRTTNIKEVYPNDTAQNAALFSWDTLQELNAGTWFLKDKPFSCMGSLSRADKNQAMNQSIYKLSNFLRLADSQNKVVIFDLYRPPEKHPYRNSWINRTLEVILNESGIRPHLVLWLENDMRSFVQSVAPGFQQTMGSKAPVEDLLMDNIVKLNLAYTEMSSEDIRKYAEANITTNFYVVNEPWLFSLAWCSGAHSVTTNAVHTLKNLNQPLFLMTPQQYNIMWILTDLTSVLLISLIFALHWWRERSFSCCAHDGGPMLESGTYNKFRTELSDMPAVMT, encoded by the exons ATGGAGGCCAGTTCCACCAGCCTCAAGAGGATCAAGTTTGGGAAGCTGAAGGTGGTACGTCGGCACTTGCTACAGAGGTATGAGCATCAGCCCTTCATCTCCTGCCTGGCTGGTTTCTACAGCTGCCGATGGAAACGGTACCAGCGCAGAAGGACCGAGCCTGGGAAATGCTGCTGCAAGACG cGGGAATGTGTGTTTTTCCCATTGCTTGTTggagctttctgcttttctctggtCTTTCTGTACATGTGGGGTGAAGCTAAAAATGACTACAATAACTTTGACTG gTATAACTATGGGAACCTGGGCTTCTGGTTTCTCTGGTCTCTTGTTCTCCTGATTGTGGCTGCAATCTTGTTCATGTACATCGCGCTGTTATTG GTCCTAGCGATGTGTTTGCTTGCAGAAGGTCAGCAGCTGTACCTACACTGGAGTCACAAG ATTGGGACTTTTCTTGTCCTGGGCTTCTCTGTCACAGCCCTCTTCATATTATCCGTACTCTGGGGAGATCAATGGAAAACTGTCCGCCTGTCATTCCAG ATCACAGCTCCTTATCTCCACATAGGGGCAATAGCCATCATGGTCCTCCTGTCCTGGCCCGTGGCTCTTCATGCCATCAGAGCAGATAAGAAAG TTGTTCAGGTGATAATTGTTGGTCCATACCTGGCtatccttctctttcttttcttgataCCTCTGGGGATGTACTCTCCTTGCATCAGAGAGATGGGGACACTTGGACCAAAGCCAGCCCTCATTGGACACCGTGGAGCACCAATG ctggcaCCAGAAAACACTGAGATGTCATTTCAGAAGACAATTGAACATGGTGGGGATGGTCTTGAAACCGATGTCACTATTAG CTATGATGGGATTCCTTTCCTCATGCATGACAGCACCTTGAGGAGGACAACAAACATCAAGGAGGTCTACCCCAATGACACTGCTCAAAATGCTGCGTTATTCTCCTGGGATACcctgcaggagttgaatgcTGGAACATGGTTCCTTAAG GACAAACCATTTTCATGCATGGGCTCACTGTCAAGGGCAGATAAAAACCAGGCAATGAATCAGTCAATTTACAAGCTAAGTAATTTCTTGCGCCTCGCAGACAGTCAGAATAAAGTTGTGATATTTGATCTCTACCGCCCTCCAGAGAAACATCCTTACAGGAACTCGTGGATCAACAGAACCCTGGAAGTCATCCTCAACGAGTCGGGGATTAGACCCCATCTG GTCCTATGGCTGGAGAACGACATGAGGTCCTTTGTTCAGTCTGTTGCTCCTGGGTTTCAGCAGACAATGGGCAGTAAGGCCCCGGTTGAAGACCTATTGATGGACAATATTGTCAAACTGAATCTGGCCTATACTGAAATGTCCAGTGAAGATATCCG gaaatacgCTGAGGCAAACATCACCACCAACTTCTATGTGGTCAATGAGCCATGGCTTTTCTCCCTGGCGTGGTGCTCTGGGGCACACTCTGTGACCACCAATGCCGTCCACACACTGAAGAATCTCAaccagccactcttcctcatG ACTCCGCAGCAGTACAACATCATGTGGATCCTGACAGATCTGACCTCTGTGCTCCTCATCTCACTCATCTTTGCTCTGCACTG GTGGCGAGAGCGGAGTTTCTCCTGCTGTGCCCATGATGGTGGCCCGATGCTGGAGAGCGGCACCTACAACAAGTTCAGGACAG AGCTCAGCGACATGCCTGCCGTCATGACCtga
- the GDPD4 gene encoding glycerophosphodiester phosphodiesterase domain-containing protein 4 isoform X2 has product MEASSTSLKRIKFGKLKVVRRHLLQRYEHQPFISCLAGFYSCRWKRYQRRRTEPGKCCCKTRECVFFPLLVGAFCFSLVFLYMWGEAKNDYNNFDWYNYGNLGFWFLWSLVLLIVAAILFMYIALLLVLAMCLLAEGQQLYLHWSHKIGTFLVLGFSVTALFILSVLWGDQWKTVRLSFQITAPYLHIGAIAIMVLLSWPVALHAIRADKKVVQVIIVGPYLAILLFLFLIPLGMYSPCIREMGTLGPKPALIGHRGAPMLAPENTEMSFQKTIEHGGDGLETDVTISYDGIPFLMHDSTLRRTTNIKEVYPNDTAQNAALFSWDTLQELNAGTWFLKDKPFSCMGSLSRADKNQAMNQSIYKLSNFLRLADSQNKVVIFDLYRPPEKHPYRNSWINRTLEVILNESGIRPHLVLWLENDMRSFVQSVAPGFQQTMGSKAPVEDLLMDNIVKLNLAYTEMSSEDIRKYAEANITTNFYVVNEPWLFSLAWCSGAHSVTTNAVHTLKNLNQPLFLMVARAEFLLLCP; this is encoded by the exons ATGGAGGCCAGTTCCACCAGCCTCAAGAGGATCAAGTTTGGGAAGCTGAAGGTGGTACGTCGGCACTTGCTACAGAGGTATGAGCATCAGCCCTTCATCTCCTGCCTGGCTGGTTTCTACAGCTGCCGATGGAAACGGTACCAGCGCAGAAGGACCGAGCCTGGGAAATGCTGCTGCAAGACG cGGGAATGTGTGTTTTTCCCATTGCTTGTTggagctttctgcttttctctggtCTTTCTGTACATGTGGGGTGAAGCTAAAAATGACTACAATAACTTTGACTG gTATAACTATGGGAACCTGGGCTTCTGGTTTCTCTGGTCTCTTGTTCTCCTGATTGTGGCTGCAATCTTGTTCATGTACATCGCGCTGTTATTG GTCCTAGCGATGTGTTTGCTTGCAGAAGGTCAGCAGCTGTACCTACACTGGAGTCACAAG ATTGGGACTTTTCTTGTCCTGGGCTTCTCTGTCACAGCCCTCTTCATATTATCCGTACTCTGGGGAGATCAATGGAAAACTGTCCGCCTGTCATTCCAG ATCACAGCTCCTTATCTCCACATAGGGGCAATAGCCATCATGGTCCTCCTGTCCTGGCCCGTGGCTCTTCATGCCATCAGAGCAGATAAGAAAG TTGTTCAGGTGATAATTGTTGGTCCATACCTGGCtatccttctctttcttttcttgataCCTCTGGGGATGTACTCTCCTTGCATCAGAGAGATGGGGACACTTGGACCAAAGCCAGCCCTCATTGGACACCGTGGAGCACCAATG ctggcaCCAGAAAACACTGAGATGTCATTTCAGAAGACAATTGAACATGGTGGGGATGGTCTTGAAACCGATGTCACTATTAG CTATGATGGGATTCCTTTCCTCATGCATGACAGCACCTTGAGGAGGACAACAAACATCAAGGAGGTCTACCCCAATGACACTGCTCAAAATGCTGCGTTATTCTCCTGGGATACcctgcaggagttgaatgcTGGAACATGGTTCCTTAAG GACAAACCATTTTCATGCATGGGCTCACTGTCAAGGGCAGATAAAAACCAGGCAATGAATCAGTCAATTTACAAGCTAAGTAATTTCTTGCGCCTCGCAGACAGTCAGAATAAAGTTGTGATATTTGATCTCTACCGCCCTCCAGAGAAACATCCTTACAGGAACTCGTGGATCAACAGAACCCTGGAAGTCATCCTCAACGAGTCGGGGATTAGACCCCATCTG GTCCTATGGCTGGAGAACGACATGAGGTCCTTTGTTCAGTCTGTTGCTCCTGGGTTTCAGCAGACAATGGGCAGTAAGGCCCCGGTTGAAGACCTATTGATGGACAATATTGTCAAACTGAATCTGGCCTATACTGAAATGTCCAGTGAAGATATCCG gaaatacgCTGAGGCAAACATCACCACCAACTTCTATGTGGTCAATGAGCCATGGCTTTTCTCCCTGGCGTGGTGCTCTGGGGCACACTCTGTGACCACCAATGCCGTCCACACACTGAAGAATCTCAaccagccactcttcctcatG GTGGCGAGAGCGGAGTTTCTCCTGCTGTGCCCATGA